A window of Castanea sativa cultivar Marrone di Chiusa Pesio chromosome 1, ASM4071231v1 contains these coding sequences:
- the LOC142622417 gene encoding trihelix transcription factor DF1-like: MLRDSEEDTVMVGADHEGDKDGVIGWNSSEEDKGKSDEGGDRITSGGKRWPRPETLALLKIRLDMDGVFCDSNLKGPLWEEVSRKLAELGYNRNAKKCKEKFENVYKYHKRTKEGRTGKPEGKTYRFFDQLQALEKKHQPSRAMASSVSNTTIPSTANPTIISHKGVSKSTTVPSPTNPTIISQSVVPPIPNPTIPPLQAPKPVIPRNPSQSTISGIIFSGNTSTSSSTASDEELKGRCKKRRKWKDFFKSLAKEVIEKQEELQLKFLEAIEKHENERIVREDSWRIQEMARLNREHEMLVQERSTAAAKDAAVIAFLQKISNGNNTNLQSQPMPRLTPPPCLLSSETNSEIQKMDIVRFENSSTPSPTQTSSSRWPKAEVEALIGLRTSVDRNYQENGPKGPMWEDISAGMRRLGYNRSAKRCKEKWENINKYFKKVKESNKTRPEDSKTCPYFQKLDALYKEKKKIESSANSGRDMNNLMEPLMVQPEQQWPPQEDNKRQETVMEDIENLEQNEEDDENEDVDSEEEDDDDGGYEVVINKPTSVDNGE, translated from the exons ATGTTGAGGGATTCTGAGGAGGACACAGTGATGGTTGGAGCTGATCATGAAGGCGATAAGGACGGTGTTATCGGGTGGAACTCAAGCGAAGAAGATAAGGGTAAGAGTGATGAAGGTGGTGACAGAATTACTAGCGGTGGAAAGCGGTGGCCTCGCCCAGAAACTTTAGCACTATTGAAGATACGGTTGGACATGGATGGGGTGTTTTGTGACTCAAATCTTAAAGGTCCACTATGGGAAGAGGTTTCAAG GAAACTAGCAGAGCTTGGTTATAACCGGAACGCCAAGAAATGCAAGGAGAAATTTGAGAATGTCTATAAGTACCACAAAAGAACCAAAGAAGGTCGAACCGGGAAGCCAGAGGGGAAGACGTATCGGTTTTTTGATCAATTACAAGCCCTTGAAAAAAAACATCAACCATCTAGAGCAATGGCTTCAAGTGTTTCTAATACTACTATTCCATCCACAGCAAACCCTACAATCATATCCCACAAAGGTGTTTCTAAGAGTACTACTGTTCCATCACCAACAAACCCTACAATCATATCCCAGAGTGTTGTCCCTCCAATACCAAACCCTACAATTCCTCCATTACAAGCACCAAAACCTGTTATTCCTAGAAATCCTTCGCAAAGTACCATTTCTGGGATTATTTTCTCGGGTAATACTTCGACCTCTTCTTCGACAGCGTCTGATGAAGAATTGAAAGGCCGTTGTAAGAAGAGGAGGAAATGGAAGGACTTTTTCAAGAGTCTTGCAAAGGAGGTGATAGAGAAGCAAGAGGAGCTACAGCTGAAATTCTTGGAAGCCATAGAGAAACACGAAAATGAACGAATAGTTCGAGAAGACTCTTGGAGGATACAAGAAATGGCAAGACTCAACAGAGAGCATGAAATGTTGGTCCAAGAACGATCCACCGCAGCAGCGAAGGACGCAGCGGTAATTGCATTCTTGCAGAAGATATCAAATGGCAACAATACAAATCTGCAGTCACAGCCAATGCCTCGGCTAACACCGCCGCCATGCTTGCTCTCATCAGAGACCAATTCTGAGATTCAGAAAATGGATATAGTTCGCTTTGAGAATAGTTCAACACCTTCACCGACACAAACAAGCTCTTCCAGATGGCCAAAAGCTGAAGTTGAAGCTCTGATAGGGCTTCGAACAAGTGTTGATCGTAACTATCAAGAAAATGGGCCAAAAGGGCCTATGTGGGAGGACATTTCAGCTGGAATGCGTAGGCTTGGATACAATCGGAGTGCCAAGAGATGCAAGGAGAAATGGGAGAACATCAACAAGTACTTCAAGAAGGTGAAGGAAAGCAACAAGACAAGGCCCGAGGACTCAAAGACGTGTCCATACTTCCAAAAGCTTGATGCACTatacaaagagaagaaaaaaattgaaagctcAGCCAATTCTGGTCGTGATATGAATAACTTAATGGAGCCATTGATGGTCCAGCCAGAGCAGCAGTGGCCTCCACAAGAAGACAATAAGCGGCAGGAGACAGTTATGGAAGATATTGAAAATTTAGAACAAAATGAAGAAGACGATGAAAATGAAGATGTAGATagtgaggaagaagatgatgatgacgGCGGTTATGAGGTGGTAATAAACAAACCTACCTCGGTGGATAATGGTGAATGA